The Vibrio astriarenae genome contains a region encoding:
- a CDS encoding YheV family putative zinc ribbon protein — MKKRFIAGAACPECKETDTLRWWIDNNIEWVECVECQHTQQRKPKSLEQSSQPEQQMIGIFKPD, encoded by the coding sequence ATGAAAAAAAGATTTATCGCAGGAGCGGCATGTCCGGAGTGTAAAGAGACCGATACTTTACGTTGGTGGATCGACAACAATATTGAGTGGGTAGAGTGTGTTGAGTGTCAGCACACCCAACAGCGCAAGCCAAAATCACTGGAGCAGAGCTCGCAACCAGAACAACAAATGATCGGTATTTTTAAGCCAGACTGA
- the slyD gene encoding peptidylprolyl isomerase, translating into MNIEKNVVVSLAYQVKTEDGVVVDQSTVDAPLDYLHGHNNLITGLEKELEGKVAGDKFSATVAPEDAYGEHNEGLVQRVPANVFQGVDQIEVGMRFLADTDQGPIPVEVTEVDGDEVVVDGNHMLAGQTLTFDVEVVATRAATEEEVAHGHIHKEGGCCGGHGHDHEDDHECCGGKGDCGNGDDCCGGH; encoded by the coding sequence ATGAATATCGAAAAGAACGTGGTAGTAAGCCTAGCTTATCAAGTAAAAACAGAAGACGGTGTGGTTGTTGATCAGTCGACAGTTGATGCGCCGCTTGATTACCTGCACGGTCACAACAACCTAATCACAGGTCTTGAAAAAGAGCTAGAAGGTAAAGTTGCTGGTGACAAGTTCTCAGCAACGGTTGCACCTGAAGATGCTTACGGTGAGCACAACGAAGGTCTTGTTCAGCGCGTTCCTGCAAACGTATTCCAAGGTGTGGATCAAATCGAAGTTGGCATGCGTTTCCTTGCTGATACGGATCAAGGTCCAATCCCTGTAGAAGTGACTGAAGTTGACGGTGACGAAGTGGTTGTTGATGGTAACCACATGCTAGCTGGTCAAACTCTAACATTTGACGTTGAAGTTGTTGCAACTCGCGCAGCAACAGAAGAAGAAGTGGCTCACGGCCATATTCACAAAGAAGGTGGCTGCTGTGGCGGTCACGGCCATGATCACGAAGATGATCATGAGTGCTGTGGTGGCAAAGGTGATTGTGGTAACGGTGACGACTGCTGCGGCGGTCACTAA
- a CDS encoding isoaspartyl peptidase/L-asparaginase family protein — translation MPFSIAIHGGAGTILREQMTPELQREIEAALEKSVRAGQDILSSGGSAVDAVTAAVKVLEDSPHFNAGRGSVLTHREMVEMDASIMSGKGKNAGAIAGVKHIRNPIELAKAVMEDSEHVFLIGEGAESFAFEHDFLYTEQDYFYTDRRYDQLQSMKEKGLFALSEFRYPDDNKYGTVGAVALDQYGDLAAATSTGGITNKQYGRVGDSAVIGAGTWAENQVVAVSTTGMGEYFLQENVAADLAARVRYLNETVGQAADHIIQGELKDRGGEGGLIAMDKSGNAYFAMNSSGMYRASIDPRGKCKIRIYADQD, via the coding sequence ATGCCTTTTTCTATCGCTATCCATGGTGGCGCCGGAACTATTTTGCGTGAACAGATGACACCGGAACTGCAGCGAGAGATTGAGGCTGCACTAGAGAAGTCAGTGCGCGCAGGGCAAGATATTCTGTCCTCTGGTGGCAGCGCCGTTGATGCTGTCACCGCTGCGGTTAAGGTGCTAGAAGACAGCCCTCACTTTAATGCTGGACGAGGCTCTGTACTCACCCATAGAGAAATGGTTGAGATGGATGCATCGATTATGAGTGGTAAAGGTAAAAACGCTGGGGCGATTGCAGGGGTAAAACACATCCGTAATCCCATTGAACTTGCTAAGGCGGTGATGGAGGACAGTGAACACGTATTCTTGATTGGCGAAGGGGCTGAGAGCTTTGCTTTCGAGCATGACTTTTTATATACCGAACAAGACTATTTCTATACAGACCGTCGATACGATCAGCTACAGAGTATGAAAGAGAAAGGACTGTTTGCGTTATCGGAGTTCCGGTACCCTGATGATAACAAGTATGGAACAGTCGGTGCCGTCGCTCTCGATCAATACGGTGATCTTGCTGCCGCAACCAGTACGGGGGGAATTACCAATAAACAATATGGTCGCGTGGGCGACTCGGCTGTCATTGGCGCTGGAACTTGGGCTGAAAACCAAGTCGTAGCGGTATCAACCACAGGGATGGGGGAGTACTTCTTACAAGAGAATGTCGCAGCGGATCTTGCCGCTAGAGTTCGCTACTTAAATGAAACGGTAGGACAAGCTGCCGACCATATTATCCAAGGAGAGCTGAAAGATCGTGGTGGTGAAGGGGGCTTAATCGCAATGGATAAGTCCGGAAATGCTTACTTTGCGATGAACAGTTCAGGTATGTACAGAGCGAGCATTGACCCTCGCGGAAAATGTAAGATTAGGATCTACGCAGATCAAGATTAA
- a CDS encoding adenylosuccinate synthase has product MGNNVVVLGTQWGDEGKGKIVDLLTEDAKYVVRYQGGHNAGHTLVIDGEKTVLHLIPSGILRDNVKCVIGNGVVLSPEALLKEMKPLEERGIPVRERLFVSEACPLILPYHIAIDNAREIARGKKAIGTTGRGIGPAYEDKVARRGLRVGDLFDKQMFAEKLKEVMEFHNFQLEHFYKAETVSYEDVLEQCMGYADLLTSMVMDVTDELDAARKRGDKIMFEGAQGTLLDIDHGTYPYVTSSNTTAGGVAAGSGFGPRHIGYILGITKAYCTRVGSGPFPTELYDGLDKQDPVGKHLGDVGHEFGATTGRLRRTGWFDAVAMRRAIQINSLTGMCLTKLDVLDGLKEIKICTGYKMADGTVLEVSPMAAESFEEATPIYETMPGWSETTFGAKTIDALPQAALDYIKRIEELTGVPVDIISTGPDRNETIIKVHPYNA; this is encoded by the coding sequence ATGGGAAATAACGTAGTCGTTCTAGGCACCCAATGGGGTGACGAAGGTAAAGGTAAAATCGTTGACCTTTTAACTGAAGATGCAAAATATGTGGTTCGCTATCAAGGCGGTCACAATGCAGGTCACACTCTTGTAATTGACGGTGAAAAAACCGTTCTTCACTTAATTCCATCAGGCATCCTACGCGATAACGTAAAATGTGTTATCGGTAATGGCGTTGTTCTATCGCCTGAAGCACTTCTTAAAGAAATGAAGCCTCTAGAAGAGCGCGGTATTCCAGTACGCGAGCGTCTTTTCGTTTCTGAAGCTTGTCCTCTAATTCTTCCTTACCACATCGCTATTGATAACGCGCGCGAAATCGCTCGTGGTAAAAAAGCGATTGGTACAACGGGTCGTGGTATCGGTCCAGCATACGAAGATAAAGTTGCTCGCCGTGGTCTACGCGTTGGCGACCTTTTCGATAAGCAAATGTTCGCTGAGAAGCTAAAAGAAGTCATGGAGTTCCATAACTTCCAACTAGAGCACTTCTATAAAGCGGAAACAGTAAGCTACGAAGACGTTCTTGAGCAGTGCATGGGCTACGCAGACCTTCTAACTTCTATGGTTATGGACGTAACGGACGAACTAGACGCAGCACGTAAGCGCGGCGACAAGATCATGTTCGAAGGCGCTCAAGGTACACTGCTTGATATCGACCACGGTACATACCCATACGTAACGTCTTCTAACACGACGGCTGGCGGTGTTGCGGCTGGTTCTGGTTTTGGTCCTCGCCACATTGGTTACATCCTTGGTATCACTAAGGCTTACTGTACTCGTGTTGGTTCTGGTCCTTTCCCAACTGAGCTATACGATGGCCTAGACAAGCAAGACCCAGTGGGTAAGCACCTTGGTGACGTTGGTCACGAGTTCGGTGCGACAACGGGTCGTCTACGTCGTACAGGTTGGTTCGATGCGGTTGCAATGCGTCGTGCAATCCAAATCAACTCTCTAACAGGTATGTGTCTAACTAAGCTAGACGTTCTTGATGGTCTTAAAGAGATCAAGATCTGTACAGGTTACAAGATGGCCGACGGTACTGTTCTTGAGGTTTCTCCAATGGCAGCTGAGTCATTTGAAGAAGCAACGCCAATCTACGAAACAATGCCAGGTTGGTCTGAGACGACGTTTGGTGCGAAGACGATCGATGCACTACCTCAAGCGGCCCTTGACTACATCAAGCGTATCGAAGAGCTAACTGGTGTTCCAGTTGATATTATCTCTACAGGTCCTGACCGTAACGAGACAATCATCAAAGTACACCCATACAACGCTTAA
- the motX gene encoding flagellar protein MotX: protein MKLRRVAASLLLALSSQWALANSSDIGEPVPIYSEAELIKLIEQNKHLERVKADNCQLVEDIVARATRISLPSYEFLYGDMLAWGVCVNQDVELGLYYMENAAHQGLPTALEQLGRYYSRGTLVQQDRERAIPYLREAASMGNLNARIQLAELLLRDFGSPLDYEDAYRWLYNSVTADQRTHRRISMLRQGLEQRMPDNVIARAKMRETRW, encoded by the coding sequence ATGAAGCTACGAAGGGTAGCCGCTTCTCTGTTGTTGGCCTTGAGTAGTCAGTGGGCGCTCGCGAATAGTAGTGACATTGGCGAGCCAGTGCCAATATACAGTGAAGCTGAGCTGATTAAACTGATCGAACAGAACAAGCACCTTGAACGCGTCAAGGCTGACAACTGTCAGCTTGTGGAAGATATTGTCGCGCGAGCAACGCGTATTAGCTTGCCTTCTTACGAGTTTCTCTATGGCGATATGCTGGCATGGGGCGTATGTGTAAACCAGGATGTTGAGCTTGGTTTGTACTATATGGAAAACGCAGCTCATCAAGGCTTGCCAACAGCGCTTGAACAGCTAGGTCGTTATTACTCTCGTGGCACTCTAGTGCAGCAGGATCGAGAGCGGGCGATTCCCTACCTAAGAGAGGCGGCTTCGATGGGCAATCTCAATGCGCGGATCCAGCTCGCTGAGTTACTTTTGCGTGACTTTGGTAGTCCACTTGACTATGAAGACGCCTATCGCTGGCTATATAATTCGGTGACTGCCGATCAACGAACTCACCGACGCATTTCAATGTTGAGGCAAGGACTAGAGCAGCGCATGCCCGACAATGTTATTGCGCGAGCAAAAATGCGCGAAACACGCTGGTGA
- the hmpA gene encoding NO-inducible flavohemoprotein — translation MLSNNTISIVKSTAPLLAQTGPKLTAHFYERMFRHHPELKDTFNMSHQRESDASSGAQREALFNAVCAYANNIDNLEALLPAVEKIAQKHTSFLITQEQYAIVGQHLLATIDELFSPGQEVLDAWGEAYGLLADIFIQREEQIYQENEQRHGGWRGQREFELAEKIVEAEFITSFVFKPTDGGQVVEYKPGQYIGIYINSYLLENQEIRQYSLSSAPHADQYRISVKREGDGKVSNFLHEHLKVGDKVMLAPPAGDFFMDVTPDTPVALISAGVGLTPMLSMLESLKSHQASVTWLHATEDGQQHAFKNEVMHVIDTLDQGSSHIWYNNPKEADKAGEDFDTLGLMDIAHLKDTLRQENTQVYFCGPVGFMQNIASQLLEIGLTTDQIHYECFGPHKII, via the coding sequence ATGCTTAGCAACAACACCATTAGTATCGTTAAGTCAACCGCGCCACTTTTAGCTCAAACCGGCCCTAAACTCACTGCTCACTTCTACGAGCGAATGTTTCGTCACCACCCCGAACTCAAAGATACCTTTAACATGAGCCACCAGCGAGAGAGTGACGCAAGCAGCGGTGCTCAACGTGAGGCTCTATTTAATGCCGTCTGCGCTTACGCCAACAACATCGACAATTTAGAAGCGCTGCTGCCAGCGGTTGAAAAGATTGCCCAGAAGCATACAAGTTTCCTCATTACTCAAGAGCAGTATGCGATCGTTGGCCAACATTTACTTGCAACGATTGATGAGCTGTTCTCGCCAGGGCAAGAGGTCCTAGACGCGTGGGGAGAAGCTTATGGGCTGCTTGCCGACATTTTCATTCAGCGCGAAGAGCAAATCTATCAAGAAAACGAGCAGCGTCATGGTGGCTGGCGTGGTCAAAGAGAATTTGAACTGGCGGAAAAAATCGTTGAAGCAGAATTTATTACCAGCTTTGTCTTCAAACCGACTGATGGCGGTCAAGTTGTTGAGTACAAACCAGGCCAGTACATCGGTATTTACATCAACTCTTATTTACTAGAGAACCAAGAAATCCGCCAATATAGCCTTTCATCCGCTCCTCACGCTGACCAATACCGAATCTCAGTCAAACGTGAAGGTGATGGCAAGGTCTCTAACTTCCTACATGAGCACTTAAAGGTTGGAGACAAAGTCATGCTTGCTCCACCTGCGGGTGATTTCTTTATGGATGTGACACCTGACACTCCGGTTGCTCTTATTTCAGCTGGTGTCGGCTTAACCCCAATGCTGTCGATGTTGGAGAGTTTGAAAAGCCACCAAGCATCAGTGACTTGGCTGCATGCTACTGAAGACGGTCAACAGCATGCATTCAAAAATGAAGTCATGCACGTAATTGACACGCTCGATCAAGGCTCTAGCCACATTTGGTATAACAACCCAAAAGAGGCAGACAAGGCGGGTGAAGATTTTGACACTTTAGGCTTAATGGATATTGCACATCTAAAAGACACATTGCGACAAGAGAATACGCAGGTCTATTTCTGTGGTCCTGTCGGCTTTATGCAAAACATCGCGAGCCAACTGCTAGAAATAGGACTGACAACAGATCAAATTCACTACGAATGCTTCGGTCCACATAAAATCATCTAG
- the nsrR gene encoding nitric oxide-sensing transcriptional repressor NsrR, which translates to MHLTSFTDYSLRTLIYLASLPQGELTNITRVTELFGVSRNHMVKVINRLGQLEYIETVRGKNGGIRLLKPANQITVGGVVRDMEPMKLVDCSGDFCHITPACRLKDRLNQAKLAFLAELDDCTIKSLISDNAELITLLEL; encoded by the coding sequence ATGCACTTAACCAGTTTTACTGACTACTCCCTAAGAACCCTGATTTACCTTGCTTCATTACCGCAGGGTGAACTGACCAATATTACTCGTGTCACTGAGCTTTTCGGTGTTTCGCGTAATCATATGGTCAAAGTGATCAATCGTTTAGGGCAGCTGGAGTACATCGAAACCGTTCGTGGTAAAAATGGTGGTATCCGATTGCTCAAGCCAGCAAATCAAATCACTGTGGGTGGTGTTGTGAGAGATATGGAACCGATGAAGCTGGTGGACTGCTCCGGTGATTTTTGTCATATCACCCCTGCCTGCCGTCTTAAAGATAGATTAAATCAAGCAAAGTTAGCTTTTCTTGCTGAGCTCGATGATTGCACCATTAAATCTCTTATTTCTGACAACGCTGAGCTCATTACTCTGCTAGAGTTGTAA